One window of the Aquila chrysaetos chrysaetos chromosome 8, bAquChr1.4, whole genome shotgun sequence genome contains the following:
- the GINM1 gene encoding glycoprotein integral membrane protein 1 isoform X2 has translation MKQETIRVNVMMLKTSGEFHKGQVVFNITYVNGQVYLNDFPMKSGVAHVTCQTIILENGNSDNLPDQQRLGTISVRIMVHEWPLASSSDLHLIVIQEEVTEIDGKQVQQEEVTEIDILVKDSRVLRHSNYTVPLKESMLYSIPRDNDMLFTLPNLAGKDTQDPLQTTSQYLIQQVETTVDEETLPGKLPETPLRIEPPSSYKVMCQWVEDLRKGLCRFWFRSLPVFFSLMEVIVVGVVGAALILKLLKVIFPSCENKGILLLDQVSFVPVITISLPSDLPDRKNNLDEKACT, from the exons ATGAAACAA gaaaCCATCAGAGTCAATGTTATGATGTTGAAAACCAGTGGAGAATTTCACAAAGGACAg GTTGTTTTTAATATCACCTATGTTAATGGACAGGTATATCTAAATGATTTTCCTATGAAAAGTGGGGTTGCCCACGTAACATGTCAAACAATAATAT TGGAGAACGGAAACTCGGATAACTTACCAGATCAGCAGCGCCTGGGAACCATCAGTGTTCGCATCATGGTTCACGAGTGGCCTTTGGCATCCAGTTCTGATTTGCACCTGATTGTCATTCAGGAAGAAGTGACAGAAATTGATggaaaacag GTTCAGCAGGAAGAAGTAACAGAAATAGATATTTTAGTAAAGGACTCGAGAGTGCTTAGACATTCAAACTACACTGTCCCTTTGAAAGAGAGCATGCTGTATTCCATCCCAAGGGACAACGACATGTTATTTACACTTCCCAACCTTGCAGGAAAAG atacTCAAGATCCACTGCAAACTACCAGTCAGTACCTCATCCAGCAAGTAGAAACTACAGTAGATGAAGAGACATTACCTGGCAAGTTACCAGAGACCCCTCTTAGGATAGAACCTCCATCTTCTTACAAG GTGATGTGCCAGTGGGTAGAAGACTTGAGAAAAGGGTTGTGCAGATTCTGGTTTCGATCTTTACCTGTCTTCTTTAGTTTGATGGAAGTCATTGTAGTTGGAGTTGTTGGAGCAGCTCTTATTCTCAAACTCTTAAAGgtgatttttccttcctgtgaaaACAA AGGCATCCTTCTCCTGGATCAAGTCAGCTTTGTACCTGTGATTACCATCAGCTTGCCTTCAGATCTTccagacaggaaaaataatttagatgaGAAAGCATGTACTTAA
- the GINM1 gene encoding glycoprotein integral membrane protein 1 isoform X1, with protein MEAALGGRELLLLLLPLAAALLGPAAPLQLGQETIRVNVMMLKTSGEFHKGQVVFNITYVNGQVYLNDFPMKSGVAHVTCQTIILENGNSDNLPDQQRLGTISVRIMVHEWPLASSSDLHLIVIQEEVTEIDGKQVQQEEVTEIDILVKDSRVLRHSNYTVPLKESMLYSIPRDNDMLFTLPNLAGKDTQDPLQTTSQYLIQQVETTVDEETLPGKLPETPLRIEPPSSYKVMCQWVEDLRKGLCRFWFRSLPVFFSLMEVIVVGVVGAALILKLLKVIFPSCENKGILLLDQVSFVPVITISLPSDLPDRKNNLDEKACT; from the exons gaaaCCATCAGAGTCAATGTTATGATGTTGAAAACCAGTGGAGAATTTCACAAAGGACAg GTTGTTTTTAATATCACCTATGTTAATGGACAGGTATATCTAAATGATTTTCCTATGAAAAGTGGGGTTGCCCACGTAACATGTCAAACAATAATAT TGGAGAACGGAAACTCGGATAACTTACCAGATCAGCAGCGCCTGGGAACCATCAGTGTTCGCATCATGGTTCACGAGTGGCCTTTGGCATCCAGTTCTGATTTGCACCTGATTGTCATTCAGGAAGAAGTGACAGAAATTGATggaaaacag GTTCAGCAGGAAGAAGTAACAGAAATAGATATTTTAGTAAAGGACTCGAGAGTGCTTAGACATTCAAACTACACTGTCCCTTTGAAAGAGAGCATGCTGTATTCCATCCCAAGGGACAACGACATGTTATTTACACTTCCCAACCTTGCAGGAAAAG atacTCAAGATCCACTGCAAACTACCAGTCAGTACCTCATCCAGCAAGTAGAAACTACAGTAGATGAAGAGACATTACCTGGCAAGTTACCAGAGACCCCTCTTAGGATAGAACCTCCATCTTCTTACAAG GTGATGTGCCAGTGGGTAGAAGACTTGAGAAAAGGGTTGTGCAGATTCTGGTTTCGATCTTTACCTGTCTTCTTTAGTTTGATGGAAGTCATTGTAGTTGGAGTTGTTGGAGCAGCTCTTATTCTCAAACTCTTAAAGgtgatttttccttcctgtgaaaACAA AGGCATCCTTCTCCTGGATCAAGTCAGCTTTGTACCTGTGATTACCATCAGCTTGCCTTCAGATCTTccagacaggaaaaataatttagatgaGAAAGCATGTACTTAA